The sequence TACTGTAATATAATCTAGCTTTCTTGAAGATGAATATTTTGTACCTGCTAAAGTATAGTCGATTTTATCACCATACTGCGAGTATAATACCTCTGGTTGTACGCTGAATGAGCTTGCTACCGGAATGTTGGCAAATACACCAGCATTGAATCCGATTTTAGATTTTTGGTCATCTAACCCATTGTCTTTTGAAAGTGAAGAAACGTTCATTCCTCCTTTTACCCCAAATGTTACCGGATTAGAAGAAGTTGTTTGTTGAGCGAACGCTAATGTTCCTGCAGTTACTGCTAATCCTAAAATTAACTTTTTCATAACTTTAAATTTTTAATTTTACTCTTTCTTAATTTTAAATTTTACTACTTGTTCACATTTCTGTTGAACGCTGGAGATCTTTCAAATTGCTTGCCAAAAAATATTTTCACTGGTTAAAATCAATAAAAAAACAGTTGTTTTCCATATTTGGTTTTGATTTAAGTAATTGATTAATAGTATTTTGAATATTTAATTAAACATTTGTTTAGAATGAGGCTAAATTAATAGTCTTACCTAAAAAAGAGTTGAAAAATTGACTTAAAGATCAAAATTCTTTGGTGAATCATATGAATTTTTGCAAGAATTAATAGATTCAAGGATGTCTTTTGGATCTTACCAGCCGTTTTTTGATTCCCTATTTTGTTAAGCATTAGCATCATTTGATAAAATGAGACTTTCTCTCAAATTACAATCTTATTGGAAGACAGTTATATAAACCCAAATTTCTGCAAAAGAGCATTACCAAACCATTTTGCTTTACTAATTTTGTATTTCTTTTACAATGATAACCTGATACTCTTACAAAACATCTCATTGAATTTTGTAAGAACTCATTAACCTTTACAACATGAAAAAATGCACATTGCTGCTGTTACTTCTTTTTTTTGAAAATAACTTACAAGCTCAGATTGGGATCAATACGGTAACACCTAATCCATCCTCTGTATTAGATGTCGTGGGTTCTAATAAAGGAATATTAATCCCAAGGATCGCATTAACTGGAAATTCAGATACTACTACAATACCATCACCTGCCAATTCTTTAATGATTTATAATACAGCTGCTGTAAACGGTGTTATTCCAGGATATTATTATTGGAGTGCCAGTGCTGGACGATGGACGAAAGTGTTGGATGACTTAACTCCTATTGTGATGACAGGATGGAGCCTGACGGGGAACTCGGGTATGGTAAACGGAATTAATTTTATAGGAACTTCTGATAATGTAGATGTTATTTTTAAAAGAAATAATATTGTATCCGGGGTCTTAAATACCACGAATACCATCTTTGGAGTGAATAGCCTGACAGCTAATACAACAGGACTTAACAATACTGCCGTAGGCGTGAATAATTTAATTTCAAATACCATAGGCAGCATGAATACTGCCATAGGAGCAGATGTATTGAGTAGTAACAAATCGGGGATACAAAATACAGGGTATGGATACCGAGCTTTATATTCGAATCTGGATGGAAATAATAATGTTGCCAACGGTTATTTTTCACTCTTTTCTGCTAAAAGTACAATAGGCAATGTTGGTATTGGAGCTAGTTCTCTTCGTGAGCTTGTTTCAGGAGACGACAATATAGGAATTGGAGGTGACTCTTTCCGAATGATGCCTGGTGGAAGAGGAAATACAGCGATTGGTGGATCAGCAGGATATAATTTAAATTCTGTAAATAATTATAATACTTTTATTGGCTTCCGGGCGGCGGCCGGACTTGTTTCCGGAAAATCCAATACCATTATCGGAGCTAATGTCAGCGGGTTACCAGCTTTGCTTTCGAATAACATCATCATTGCTGATGGTGACGGAAACAGAAGAATCAATATTGACCAGAACGGTAATGTTGGTATTGGAACAAATACTCCAAAATTTCCACTGGATATTAGGTTAAAAACTACTGTATGGCCTTTAGCGGCATCAAGCCTTACTTATTATGGAATAAGTCCGGATTCAGGCTCTTTTGACGGAACGTTAACTACTTATTCTAATTATACCAATGATATTGGTACTTTTAATACCAACACGTCTATTTATGCGGATGGAAACATTATATCAGTAGGGAAACTGAGTGTAGCACAAACTTCTCTTTTTTCAGATAAAAGAATCAAAAATATCATAGGAAAGTCAGAGGGTGCAAAAGATTTGGAACTCTTAAAAAAGCTCAGCATTACCAATTATTTTATGAAAGATGAATGGGTATATGGTAAGCAGAAGTTTAAAAAGGTGATTGCTCAGGAGGTAGAGGCTGTATATCCGCAAGCAGTCAGTAGAAGTGGTGTAAAGACTTTTATTCCTAATATCTATCAGTTGGCAAAACAAAATGGGGGAATTCTTATTTTTGAAAAGCCCATTCTTATTGCAAAGGAGGACAAATTTCTTAAAATATATGATGAAACAGGAGAAGTTATTTTGGAGATCCAGGCAAGCACGCCTAATAGCATTACAGTTAATTTAGCGGATAAAAACCTTAAAGGAAAGCTATTTGTTTACGGAACTGAAGTGTCTGATTTGAGAACTGTAGACTACGATGCTCTATCTATGTTGAATATCTCTGCAACTCAGGAACTGGCAAAAAAAATAGAGACATTAGAAAAGGAAAATGAAGCATTGAAAAATTCGAATATAGAAATGCAACATAAACAGTCTATTTTTGAAGAACGTTTAAAACACTTAGAATCTTCCTTCTCGAAATAAAAGTAATTCTGGCAATCATCAATAAAAAGGCCTGACTATTTACAATCAGGCTCTATGTGCTTTAAGGTCTATTATCCATCACTATTCGTTAAACCAAAGAAAAGATGATTTAAAGATCATTCAATTTTCTGTAAAAATGAATAGCTTTCAGGATATTTTTTTGACTGCACTGGTGATCATAATTACATGATCCGATTCCTGTAAGCAGAGAAAAGTTAATCTTACTGTCCACGTTCTTTTTATCATTTAATAATAAAGCAGTAATATCTTCATCTTTAAAATCGCTGATATCTAAATAAGGATAGTAACGCTGGATGTTTTCAATGATGATTGTTGAATCTTCTTCTGAAATAAGGTTTTCAAGAAATGCAAGGTGAGCTTCACTAATCATTCCCATAGCAACAGCTTCACCGTGAAGAATCGGATTTCCTTGTTGTAAACAAAGACTTTCAACAGCATGACCTATTGTATGTCCAAAGTTCAAGGTTTTCCTGATATTGCTTTCATGGAAATCTTTTTCTACAACATCCTGTTTGATATCCATAGAATTTTGGATATAAGGGGTTACTGATTCTACATCAATCTTGTGAATCTGGATTAACTGATTCCAATGTGCTTTATCAGCAATTAGTCCATGCTTCAACATTTCAGCAAATCCGCTTCTTAATTCTTTAAAAGGTAAGGTTTCTAAAAATTTAGGATAAATAAAAATCTGTTCAGGAAAAGCAAATGTTCCCACCATGTTTTTATAATGCATCAGATCAATCCCTGTTTTTCCACCAATAGAAGCGTCACACATAGATAAAAGAGTAGTAGGGATATTGATGAACTGGATTCCTCTTTTATAGGTGGATGCTACAAAACCTCCCATATCTGTAATAACACCGCCACCCAGATTAATAACCAATGCTTTTCTGTCTGCCTGCATTTCTGTAAGAATTTCCCAAAGCTGATTGGCTGTTTGGATATTCTTCATTTCTTCTCCTGCTTCAATCTCCAGAATTTCAAACCCAAGATCTGTTTCCATATTGCCTAAAAGAACGGGAAGGCAATATTCATGAGTATTTTCATCCACCAAAATAAAAATTTTACTGAATGTTTTCTCGTGAAGAAAATCGTTAAGTTGAGAAAAATTATCGTTTAATATTGTTATCATCTTCGAAAATATGTAAGGTTAAAATGTAAACTATTCTGCAAAGTTATGATTCTTAATTTTTAACTCGTAACTAAATTACTATCTTTGCAGAAATTTTTAGAATGAGCAGAGATAATAATAATTCAGACAGACCAAAGAGACCAAGAATTTCAACCAAGAAAAGTTCTGATGATTCTCGTGCTTCCAGATCTGGAAATTCTTCAGGATCAAAACCTTTTAAAAAACCTTTCTCTAAAGACGGAGGAAGAAAAGGTCCCGAACATTCAGGATCCAACTCAAGATTTGAAAAGAAACCGTTTAAGAAAAATACTGGGAGTTTTAATAGCTCAAGTGATGATTCTGAATCAAAATCTGAAAGTAGGGCTTATATCACGAATAAAAGTGAAAGCTACGAAAAGAAATCTTTTGGAAGACCTAAAAGAGGTGGTAAAAGCTTTGATACAAGAGATAAGTATGAAAGAGGCAGCCTGAAATATGGTAGAAGGCCTTCTGCTAATGGAGATGATAAGAATGATGATAAAACAAGATCTTATGTACAGAAAAGAAGGCTGAACAAGATTGATAAAGACATTCATAAAGACAGCATCCGTCTTAATAAGTATATTGCTAATTCCGGGATATGCAGCAGGAGAGAGGCTGATGAGCTAATCACTCAAGGGCTTGTAGAGGTAAACGGAAAAGTAGTAACTGAAATGGGATATCAGGTACAGAAAACCGACAGAGTAGTTTTTGACGGACAAAGCATTACACCGGAAAAACCTGTGTATGTACTTCTGAACAAACCAAAAGGGTATATTTCTACCACTAAGGACGATAAAGCAAGAAAAACTGTAATGGATCTTGTAGCGAATGCTTCTCCTTACAGACTTTTCCCAGTGGGAAGATTAGACCGTTCTACTACAGGAGTTATCTTATTGACTAATGACGGACACATGACTAAAAAGCTGACGCATCCATCTTTTGATGCTAAGAAAATCTATCATGTAACGTTGGATAAGAAACTGACTGGTGAAGATTTACGTCTTATTGCAGAAGGAATCCGTCTTGATGAAGGGGTAGCAGTGGTTGATCAGATTTCTTACATTGAAGGTAAGCCTAAAAATGAAATCGGAATTGAGATCCATATCGGGTGGAACCGTGTTATCAGAAGAATTTTCCAAAGATTAGGATACGAAGTAGAATCATTAGACAGAGTAATGTTTGCTGGATTAACGAAGAAGAACATCAAAAGAGGACACTGGAGAATTCTTTCAGAACTGGAAGTAAATAATCTTAAAATGCTTTAAAATAATTTTAAGGTATTGTAAATAAAAAGCGCAGAGATTTATCTCTGCGCTTTTTTGTATTATTAATTGAATAAAATGCTCCACCTATTTGAACTTTTGTCTTATTTAAAATAAAATGTCTCATTTTTGAGACATTTGTCGTAATTTTGGGGGTCAATAAAGAATTTATGAATACTCAGCAGAAAATTATCGAAGCAGCGATATCAGTTTTAAATGATAATTTTTCAGCAACATTAGAGGATATTGCGATAAATTGTGGACTAAACAGAAGAACAATCCATCGATATTTTAAAAATCGAAATGAATTACTGGAAGCTTGTAATAAGAATATGATGGAGGCATGGGAGTTAGCAGCTATTAAAGCTTGTGATAGCTCAGAAGATCCCTTAGTACAACTTGAACATCTATTATATGCAGGAATTGACAGCGGAACAAAATATGCTTTTCTTATTAAACTGAATGATAATGGAAAAGCCTCTTCAGTGATGTATGAAAATGAGCAAAGTGAAGCGTATTTTAAAAGAAGAGATCAATTGTTTGATGCTATTAAGGAATTACAAAAACAGCAGATGGTAGATGATGAGTTTCCATTACCCTGGATAAGAATTCTTTTCACCAGTGTTATTACGGCAACAATTACTGCGTTCAGATCCGGAGATATTGCTCAAAATGAAGTAAAAAAACTGGCCTGGTATTCATTCAGCAGAAGTATTGGTATACAAATAAATAAAAAATGATACATTCCTTTTTAATGATAGGTCAGTCAAATATGGCTGGTCGGGGCTATCTAAAAGAAGTTCCGTCTATTTATGATGAGCATATTAAAATGCAAAGAAACGGATTATGGCAAATCATGTCCGAACCTATTAATTTTGACCGTCCCAGTTCCGGTGTGGGACTTGCCGCTTCATTTGCCGCATCCTGGAGGCTCGATAACCTGGAAGAGGAGATAGGATTGATCCCATGTGCTGATGGAGGAACCAGTCTTGATGATTGGGCTGTAGGTGGTGCTTTATTTGAAAATGCTATATCACAAGCAAAACTTGCACAACGAACAAGTCAGCTTTCCGGGATCTTATGGCATCAGGGCGAAAATGATTGTTCTCCGGAAAAAGCTGAGAGATATAGTGAAAAATTTGCTGTAATAATTAAGACATTGCGTCAGGAATTAAATGTTCCGGAAATTCCTCTTATAATAGGTGGCTTAGGAGACTTCCTGTCCAGTGGTATCTTTGGGCAATATTTCGCTTCATATCCTTTAATTAATCAGGCATTAGAAGACTTTGCAAAAGCTCATGCAGACTGTTATTTTGTTACTGCAGAAGGGCTTACTGCTAATGCTGACAATATTCATTTTAATGCTTTGTCACAAAGAATATTGGGGGTCAGATATTATAGCGCTTTTCGTGATTTAAAACATCTTCTTGAATCTCATAATGATGAAGAAAATAGATTAACAACAATCTATAACCGTCCTTATACCCAAACCGAAAAAATCAAACTATTGGAGCATGAATTTGCAGTTGGAAATATTGAACCTAAAGATTTTCTGTCAGAATTAGCTATACTTAGATAGAGCGTAATATATTCATATTAAAAAACAGCACCAATGATGATGCTGTTTTTTTGATACATTCTAGTATATCATTATTATTTTATCCAAGTACGGTGACTCCTTTTTCAATCATTTCATAGATTGCGTCTCTGCCATTATCCGGTTTTACATTTACCGCACGGGTTCCGTTGAAATGAAGGCAAGTAATATATCCATTTGTCACAGCATCCTGAGCTGTAAATTTTACACAATAATCCATTGCCAATCCTACAATTTCCACTAATTGAATATCATGGTATTTCAAGAAATCATCCAATCCGGTTTTCATGAAATGATTGTTGTCCTGGAAACCACTATAGCTATCTATTTCAATGTTTTTTCCTTTTTGTATGATATGGGTAACTTTACTTTGGTTTAAATCTTTATGGAATTCAGCACCGAAAGTTCCCTGTACACAGTGATCCGGCCACATAAATTGTGGAACGCCATTTAGAATAATACTTTCACCTACTTGACGTCCGTTACTGCTAGCAAAGCTTTTATGTCCTACAGGATGCCAGTCTTGAGTTAAAATGATCTGATCATATTCGTTTTCATCCATCAGAAGGTTGATATAAGGAATAATCTCATTGGCTCCCGGTACTGCTAATGCTCCGCCTTCACAAAAATCATTCTGTACATCGACTATTATTAATGCTTTTTTCATATTTTGACTTCTCGAATTTTTGATAAATTTACAAAACTAATTGGCAAAAATTTGTCCAAAATCAAATTATCGGACAAATCGACAATAAAAAAGCTAAAGGCGACAAGCTGGAAGAATGAGGCTGTAAGTTACTTTTAGTTTTACCACTACTAACTGTTACCTTTAAAAGGAGTATCATTATTCGCATCATCCACCATCCAGCCTTTTAGCGTATCTTTGCAGTAAATAAATAGTTTTTATGTCATTTGAATCGTTAGGATTATCACACAATATTATTCGTTCCGTTAAAAAACTTGGGTATTTAAAACCTTTTCCAATCCAGGAACAAGCTGTACCAGTTATTTTACAAGGAAAAGATCTGATGGGAATTGCGCAGACTGGTTCTGGAAAAACAGCTTGTTTTGTGATGCCTATTTTAGAAAAATTACAAAATTCAGAAGCTAAAAAAGGACGTAATATTCAGGTTTTAATATTGGTGCCAACTCGTGAATTAGCTATTCAGATTGATGAAGTTTTCAGAGCATTTACTGAAAATCTGAAGCGTGAAATTCGTACTATGGCTGTTTATGGAGGAGTTTCTATCAATCCACAGATGAAAGGCTTGTTTGGTGTAGAAGTTCTGATAGCAACTCCCGGACGTTTGTTGGATTTGATTGATCATAATGCATTGAGTATTTCAGAAATTCAACATTTAGTCATTGATGAAGCGGATAAAATGTTTCAATTAGGCTTTGGCGAAGAGATGAATAAGCTTTTTGCTTTAATGCCTGTAGTGAAGCAAACCACTTTATTCTCAGCGACTTTAAATGATAAAGTTTCTGAGGTGAAAGAACGCTTATCTATTCATCCTACGATCGTTGAAATTAAAAAAGAAGAAGTTGAAATTGATAATATCGAGCAGTTCGCTTACCATGTTTCTCCTGAAGACAAAGGCCCTTTTTTAAGATATTTAATTAAAGAAAAGAAGGTCGAAAAAGCATTGATATTTGTTTCGTCTACGAGAGCTGCAGATAATTTAGTGGAAAAACTTAAAAAGAATAAAATTAAAGCGGTTGCTATTCATAGTCAGAAATCTCAAGGTGCCCGAAAAAATAATTTAGAAGAATTTAAATCTAATGGAGCACAAATTTTGGTAGCGACAGACTTAATAGGCCGCGGAATTCATATCGATGATTTACCTTGCGTGATCAATTATGAATTACCACGTTCGCCTTTGGACTACATTCACCGTATTGGTAGAACAGGCCGCGCCAATGAAAAAGGTATTGCTATAAATATTTTGACGGATGATGAATTGCAGCATTTCAGGGTCATTCAAAAGAAAATGGGTAAAAAAGTGACCTTAGAAAGAACAGAAGGCATTAATTTACATGGTTACTAGAATATAAATTTAAATAAAAAGCTCTAATTGTACACAATTGGAGCTTTTTGTATTCCATATATAATCATTATAATTAACATTTTTTTCATATTTAAATTTCTTGAATTTTAATAAATTTACAGAACCAGATAAAGGTTTGCCTCAAATTGAAAGAAGGGACAGATCTACAATAATTAAAAATTAAAACCTGAACAATGAGTGATCTCACGAACAAAAAATTTCCAATAGGACCGTTTGAAGCACCTGAAAATATTTGTGATACAATTTTAGACACCTATATTAAAGCTATTAAAGACTTTCCTGGAAAACTTAGGAACCTCATTGAACATTTTACAGATGAACAACTTGATACGCCCTACAGAGAAGGAGGATGGACAGTAAGACAGCTTGTTAATCATATTGCTGACAGCCATACGAACAGCTTTATCCGCTTTAAGCTAGCTCTTACTGAAGATAACCCAACGATTAAGCCTTATGATGAGGCCAAATGGGCTGAGCTTCAGGATAGTATTGAGATGCCTATAAAACCGGCTATGAGAATGATAAAGGGAACGCACCAACGATGGACTGTGCTTCTTAAAAGCCTTACCAATAAACAGTTTGAAAGAACTTTTCATCATCCTGAACATAACAGAAATTATAATTTAAGGGATAATCTTGCTTTGTATGTCTGGCACTGCAACCATCATTTTGCCCATATTGAAAATCTGAAGAAAGAAAAAGGTTGGTAAAAAAATATCTGACTCATCCAATATATTTTAAGGAAATTACAGACAGAATTTCCAGATTATCTGCAGACAGCCAAAGAAAATGGGGGAAAATGGAAGTCTGTCAGATGCTAACTCACTGTGATCTAGTTCTTCAGGTTGCTTTGAGAAAAATTGAACTTCCCCGTATTAATCCTCTGTTTGAGACAATAGGAATCGTTACAAAACTGGAAATGTGTGTTTTCAATAACGGAATTCCCAGAAACATGCCTACTTTTCAAAAACTAATCGTTAATTTTGAGTGTGATTTTGATGAATCAAAGACCAATCTACTGAAAACGCTGGAGGAATTCCGAGAAGCCTGTAAAAACAGACAACTGCCGGAGAGCCACAGATTATTCGGAAACATGACTGAAAAAGACTGGGAATTTTTAGAGTATAAACATCTAAATCATCACTTAAAACAATTTAATGTATGAGTTTTTTTGATAAAATATTCGGTGGAAATAATCAAACCTCTGATCAAAAGTCTTTCTGGAAAAATATAAGGTCTGAAGAAGACCTAACAAGGGCCATTGAGAGTTCTTATCAGCATAAAATAGCTATATTCAAACATTCTACAAGCTGTTTTATCAGCAAGACTGTATTGAGAAATTTTGAAAAAGAGATTGAAAATTCGCCAGAGGAGGTAGAAGTCTATTACCTAGATCTACTGTCTTACCGCCCTCTTTCGAATAAAATTGCTGAGGATTTTGGAATAAGACATGAAAGTCCGCAGCTGATTGTTATTGAAAACGGAAAGCCCGTTAATAGCGCTTCGCACCAGGACATTTCTTTAAGCCAGATCATATAATGAAGAATATTAATAATTATTTAGCCAAAGTTTTAAACGTTCCCCTTCAAAGTGTGAATGCCTGCAGTCTGCATTATGAAGTAAAAAAGATTCCTAAAAACCAATTTCTTCTTCAGTACGGCGAAATATGCAGACATATATTCTTTGTAGAGAAAGGACTTTTGAAAATGTATTCCATTGATAAAAATGGAAAAGAACACATTATCCAGTTTGCCCCTGAAAGTTGGTTGATTTCTGACCGAAGCAGTCTTTATTTCAATGAAAAATCTAATTATTATATAGAAGCGGTAGAAGATTCGGAAGTTTTGTTTTTGCATCCTGATTTCTTTAATAAACTGGTAGAACAATTTCCAAACAGTATCGAACGTAGTGATTTTCTGCTTCAGAAACATATCAGAAGTCTTCAGAACAGGATTAATTCTTTACTGGGTGAGACTGCCGAGGAAAGATATATGAAATTTATTAAAATGTATCCTGATCTGCTTCTTAGAGTCCCTCAATGGATGATTGCTTCCTATCTTGGCATTACTCCCGAAAGCTTAAGCCGCGTAAGGAAAGAACTGGCAAGAAAGAACTTTGTTCCGGATAATAAATAAAAAAGGCTGAGAGAAGGAGGCAGGGAGTTCTGTTGAACCCAAAAGAACTTTTGAGTAGAAGATGATAAGAACGCACTTAAGATATTCTACGATCTCAATCACTTCCATCTTTCAGCTTTTAACATTCTTACTTTATATAAATCCTTTTTGCCAGTTGCCCAATCTGTTTAAGTTTTGACTGTGTATTTTCTGACCATGGAAGTCCGATGCATAGTCTCAAACAGTTTTCAAATTGATCCTGGAAGGTAAACATTCTTCCCGGTGCAATGCTTATGTTCTGCTTAATGGCAAGATCATAAAGTTCTGTGGTTCGGATTTTCTTATCAAATTCTACCCATAAGGATAATCCTCCTTGTGGACGGCTGGTTTTAGTTCCTTCAGGAAAATGCTCTGCGATGGTTTGTACGTAATTCTGATAATTACTTTGTAATGTTTTTCTAAGCTGCTGAAGATGTTTTTCATACCTTCCGGATTTCATGAAATTAGCTACAGCTTCATTCACAATCGAAATGGAGGAGGTGGAGTGTAGAAGTTTAAGTTTTAATATTTTATCCTTGTATTTTCCAGGAGCAATCCAGCCTACACGGTATCCTGGAGCCAATGTTTTTGAAATGGAGCTGCAATACAGCACATTTCCATCCTTATCAAAAGATTTACAGCATTTCGGACGGCTGGAGCCAAAATATAGATCTCCATAAACATCATCCTCAATTAACGGAATATTATTTTCTGACAGGATTTTTACAATCTCTTTCTTATTTCCGTCAGGCATGCAGCTTCCCAAGGGAGAATTAAAATTGGGAATTAAGAGACACAAATCAATTTTTGGAATTAATTTCTTTAGCGCATCAATTTCTATCCCTGTAGTAGGATGGGTCGGAAGTTCAAGGACTTTTAATCCTAATCCATTAGCTAACTGTAAAATCCCCGGATAACACGGACTTTCAATAGCAATGGTATCGCCTGGTTTTCCCAAAGCCATTAAGCAGAATGATAGAGCATTCATTCCGCCATTTGTAGTTACCAGATCATTTTCATTAAGATTTCCGCTCCATTGCAATGAGCGTACAGCAATCATTCTTCTGAGTTTCAGATTTCCCTGCAGTTCTTCATATTCTGTTCCTCCTTCTTTTAATTCTCTTATAGCATGTACAATTTCTTTTTTCAGTTTGGCCTGAGGAAGGAGGTCTCCTGAAGGAATTCCAATTGAGAAGAAGGTAATATCTTTTTTACCCATATTTTCATATACCTTACTGATTAATTCATCAGGTTCATCATTATTGGCAATCAACGATGGACGGCTCACTTCAGGCAATGGAAGTTTTACAGATAATAACTGACTTACAAAATATCCGGATTGTGGTTTTGACTCTACTAAAGATAAAGATTCCAGTTCAAGGAAAACACGTTTTGCGGTATTCATGCTCACCTGATGTTCATTACATAGCATTCTTACAGAAGGAAGTTTGTCACCTGCCTTCAACACTCCGTTTCTGATCTGAGTGGCAATGCCGTCTGCAATTTCTGTATATAAAAATTCTTTACTCATCTTTTTTCAACTGTACTCATACAAATATACAAAACTGATACTGTGTTTGTCGAATTATCCTTTTTAATTTTGTTCAATAATTAAAACTTATCAAAATGATGACAGATACAATTTCAAAAGACCAGGCTGTAAACGGTTGGATCAATGGTTTTATAGGGGTATTGCTTTTTAGTGGTTCTATGCCGGCTACCAAGCTTGCAGTGATGGAAATGAGTCCTATATTTGCAACGATTGCCCGTGCTGTAATTGCAGGAATTCTAGCCCTTTCAGTTTTATTGATCTATAAAGAAAAGCGTCCTGCAAAAAAACAGTTATTTTCTCTGGTTCTGGTTGCCATAGGATGTGTGATAGGATTTCCTTTGCTTTCTTCATTAGCCTTGCAATATCTTACCTCTGCCCATTCTATTGTATTTTTGGGAATGTTGCCATTAGCTACTGCAATTTTTGGAGTTTTCCGTGGTGGAGAAAAGCCACATCCTGTATTCTGGATCTTTTCTGTAATCGGAAGTCTTTTAGTGATTGGTTATGCCTTTTCTCAGGGAATTTCAGCTTCTCCGATCGGTGATATTCTGATGCTTCTTGCTATTATCCTTTGTGGAATGGGATATGCAGAAGGCGCTAAACTTTCTAAAACATTAGGCGGATGGCAGGTTATTTCATGGGCACTTGTTTTATCACTGCCTGTTATGCTTCCCTTATTTTTCATTTATTTTCCATCCAACGTGGAATCTATAAGCTTTAGAGGATGGTTTGGCTTAGGTTATATTTCTCTGTTTAGTATGTTTATAGGGTTTATATTCTGGTATAAAGGATTGGCACAAGGTGGAATTACCACTGTAGGGCAGCTGCAATTATTACAACCGTTTTTTGGGCTTGCTTTAGCAGCATATCTTCTTCACGAGCAGGTAAGTATAGGAATGTTGGGAATTACTGTGGGAGTCATTTTGTGTGTTGCAGGAACTAAAAAGTTTGCAAAATAATTAAGAATGTTGAAGCCAAAGCTTCTAGACAGACTTATCTAAGAGATTCAAGGGTGTTATTACCGATATAAAGTTTATCTCAATGGATAAAAACCCGTTTTCAAAAATGTGAAAACGGGTTTTTTTATTAATATAAAAGTTATATATTTAAGTTAAT is a genomic window of Chryseobacterium nakagawai containing:
- a CDS encoding DEAD/DEAH box helicase, which produces MSFESLGLSHNIIRSVKKLGYLKPFPIQEQAVPVILQGKDLMGIAQTGSGKTACFVMPILEKLQNSEAKKGRNIQVLILVPTRELAIQIDEVFRAFTENLKREIRTMAVYGGVSINPQMKGLFGVEVLIATPGRLLDLIDHNALSISEIQHLVIDEADKMFQLGFGEEMNKLFALMPVVKQTTLFSATLNDKVSEVKERLSIHPTIVEIKKEEVEIDNIEQFAYHVSPEDKGPFLRYLIKEKKVEKALIFVSSTRAADNLVEKLKKNKIKAVAIHSQKSQGARKNNLEEFKSNGAQILVATDLIGRGIHIDDLPCVINYELPRSPLDYIHRIGRTGRANEKGIAINILTDDELQHFRVIQKKMGKKVTLERTEGINLHGY
- a CDS encoding YfiT family bacillithiol transferase, with translation MSDLTNKKFPIGPFEAPENICDTILDTYIKAIKDFPGKLRNLIEHFTDEQLDTPYREGGWTVRQLVNHIADSHTNSFIRFKLALTEDNPTIKPYDEAKWAELQDSIEMPIKPAMRMIKGTHQRWTVLLKSLTNKQFERTFHHPEHNRNYNLRDNLALYVWHCNHHFAHIENLKKEKGW
- a CDS encoding DUF1569 domain-containing protein, with the translated sequence MVKKYLTHPIYFKEITDRISRLSADSQRKWGKMEVCQMLTHCDLVLQVALRKIELPRINPLFETIGIVTKLEMCVFNNGIPRNMPTFQKLIVNFECDFDESKTNLLKTLEEFREACKNRQLPESHRLFGNMTEKDWEFLEYKHLNHHLKQFNV
- the ytxJ gene encoding bacillithiol system redox-active protein YtxJ — its product is MSFFDKIFGGNNQTSDQKSFWKNIRSEEDLTRAIESSYQHKIAIFKHSTSCFISKTVLRNFEKEIENSPEEVEVYYLDLLSYRPLSNKIAEDFGIRHESPQLIVIENGKPVNSASHQDISLSQII
- a CDS encoding Crp/Fnr family transcriptional regulator, giving the protein MKNINNYLAKVLNVPLQSVNACSLHYEVKKIPKNQFLLQYGEICRHIFFVEKGLLKMYSIDKNGKEHIIQFAPESWLISDRSSLYFNEKSNYYIEAVEDSEVLFLHPDFFNKLVEQFPNSIERSDFLLQKHIRSLQNRINSLLGETAEERYMKFIKMYPDLLLRVPQWMIASYLGITPESLSRVRKELARKNFVPDNK
- a CDS encoding aminotransferase-like domain-containing protein, with the translated sequence MSKEFLYTEIADGIATQIRNGVLKAGDKLPSVRMLCNEHQVSMNTAKRVFLELESLSLVESKPQSGYFVSQLLSVKLPLPEVSRPSLIANNDEPDELISKVYENMGKKDITFFSIGIPSGDLLPQAKLKKEIVHAIRELKEGGTEYEELQGNLKLRRMIAVRSLQWSGNLNENDLVTTNGGMNALSFCLMALGKPGDTIAIESPCYPGILQLANGLGLKVLELPTHPTTGIEIDALKKLIPKIDLCLLIPNFNSPLGSCMPDGNKKEIVKILSENNIPLIEDDVYGDLYFGSSRPKCCKSFDKDGNVLYCSSISKTLAPGYRVGWIAPGKYKDKILKLKLLHSTSSISIVNEAVANFMKSGRYEKHLQQLRKTLQSNYQNYVQTIAEHFPEGTKTSRPQGGLSLWVEFDKKIRTTELYDLAIKQNISIAPGRMFTFQDQFENCLRLCIGLPWSENTQSKLKQIGQLAKRIYIK
- a CDS encoding DMT family transporter; this encodes MMTDTISKDQAVNGWINGFIGVLLFSGSMPATKLAVMEMSPIFATIARAVIAGILALSVLLIYKEKRPAKKQLFSLVLVAIGCVIGFPLLSSLALQYLTSAHSIVFLGMLPLATAIFGVFRGGEKPHPVFWIFSVIGSLLVIGYAFSQGISASPIGDILMLLAIILCGMGYAEGAKLSKTLGGWQVISWALVLSLPVMLPLFFIYFPSNVESISFRGWFGLGYISLFSMFIGFIFWYKGLAQGGITTVGQLQLLQPFFGLALAAYLLHEQVSIGMLGITVGVILCVAGTKKFAK